CGGGCTCGACGTCCAGGAGTTCATGCTGGTGCCCACGGGCGCGGGCAGCTTCGCGGAGGCCCTCCGCACGGGCGTCGAGATCTTCCACACGCTCCGCAAGCTGCTCAAGGACCAGGGCCTTTCCACCGGCGTGGGCGACGAGGGCGGCTTCGCGCCGAGCCTCGGCGGCAACGTGGAGGCGCTCGACTTCCTCCTGCGCGCGATCGAGCGCGCGGGCTACCGCGCGGGCGACGACGTCTTCCTCGCCCTCGACGTGGCGGCCAGCGAGTTCGGCGAGCACGGACGCTACCGCCTGCGCGCCGACCGCACCGAGAAGTCGAGCGACGAGATGGTGAGCTTCTACGAGGGGCTGCTCGCGCGCTATCCCATCTGCTCCATCGAGGACGGGCTGGGTGAGGACGACTGGGACGGCTGGCGCCAGCTCACGCGCCGCCTCGGCGGCCGCGTTCAGCTCGTGGGCGACGACCTCTTCGTCACCAATCCCGCCATCCTTCAGAAGGGCATCCAGGAGGGGACGGCCAACGCCATCCTCGTCAAGGTGAATCAGATCGGCACCCTCACCGAGACCCTGGAGGCGATCGAGCTCGCCAAGCGCGCGGGCTACGGCACCATGATCTCGCACCGCTCGGGCGAGACGGAGGACTCCTTCGTCGCCGACCTCGCCGTCGCCGTCAACGGGGGACAGATCAAGACCGGCTCGCTGGCCCGCGGCGAGCGCACCGCCAAGTACAATCAGCTCCTGCGCATCGAGGAAGAGCTCGGCACTGCCGCGGTCTGGCCGGGCCGCGCGGCGCTTCGCGGCGGCCGGCGGTGACGCCGCGACACGTCCGCGGGGTCATGGTCGTGGC
This window of the Candidatus Methylomirabilota bacterium genome carries:
- the eno gene encoding phosphopyruvate hydratase; amino-acid sequence: MSEIRSLHAREILDSRGNPTVEVEVWLESGAFGRAMVPSGASTGKREAMELRDGDSSRYLGKGVRRAVQNVIETIAPEIEGMDAAEQAAVDRALLELDGTPNKSGLGANAILGVSLAVSRAAADDAGLPLYQYLGGPGARVLPVPFMNVLNGGAHADNGLDVQEFMLVPTGAGSFAEALRTGVEIFHTLRKLLKDQGLSTGVGDEGGFAPSLGGNVEALDFLLRAIERAGYRAGDDVFLALDVAASEFGEHGRYRLRADRTEKSSDEMVSFYEGLLARYPICSIEDGLGEDDWDGWRQLTRRLGGRVQLVGDDLFVTNPAILQKGIQEGTANAILVKVNQIGTLTETLEAIELAKRAGYGTMISHRSGETEDSFVADLAVAVNGGQIKTGSLARGERTAKYNQLLRIEEELGTAAVWPGRAALRGGRR